One Clostridium estertheticum DNA segment encodes these proteins:
- a CDS encoding beta-propeller domain-containing protein: MQKPNDARVKANETQSAINTKDVAMIARPFLWKNTVRVIVYDIRDINNIKQIRKVEVDGNAMATRKIGDMLYLVSNDYLNYYSENIAKITPSYVDTAVGDGYINIDYADIHYLKNSIKSSYMILTAMNLENVKTPATIYTCLGGGGNIYMSKENLYISAEDNNRYINNTLMPEKVAAVDKTNIYKFQLKDGKFEFMAKGQVNGTVLNQFSMDENNNYFRIATTTNSAWNANGEVGSKNNVYILDAELKLKGKLEDMAIGEKIYSVRFMGDKGYVVTYKNIDPLFVIDLKDASNPSILGQLKIPGYSSYLQPYDENHIIGIGKDTQEVDGRVTESGVKLSLFDVADYKNPKEKFSTVIGDAGTSSEAIYNHKALLFSKDMNILAFPISVMINGGNVENKGIYSKQVFQGAYVYNIDLVNGFKLRGTITHLLPTDVNIDGYVSGYDRNIQRILFIDEMLYTISNDVIMANDFNDLFFKNKIIIGK; the protein is encoded by the coding sequence TTGCAAAAGCCCAATGATGCCAGAGTTAAAGCTAATGAAACACAAAGCGCAATAAATACTAAAGATGTAGCTATGATAGCTAGGCCGTTTTTATGGAAAAACACTGTTAGAGTGATAGTTTATGATATAAGGGATATAAATAATATAAAACAAATTAGAAAAGTAGAAGTGGATGGAAATGCAATGGCTACAAGAAAAATAGGAGATATGTTATATCTTGTTTCTAATGATTATTTAAACTATTATAGTGAAAATATAGCTAAGATTACCCCTAGTTATGTTGATACTGCAGTAGGAGATGGATATATAAACATTGATTATGCGGATATTCATTATTTAAAAAATTCTATAAAGTCTAGCTATATGATACTTACAGCGATGAATTTAGAAAATGTGAAAACACCTGCAACGATTTATACATGTCTAGGTGGTGGTGGCAACATATATATGTCTAAGGAAAATCTATATATATCAGCAGAGGATAACAATAGATATATTAATAATACATTGATGCCAGAGAAGGTGGCAGCAGTGGATAAAACTAATATATATAAATTTCAACTTAAAGATGGTAAATTTGAATTTATGGCAAAGGGACAAGTAAACGGAACCGTATTAAATCAGTTTTCAATGGATGAGAATAATAACTATTTTAGAATTGCAACAACTACTAACTCAGCATGGAATGCAAATGGTGAAGTGGGTAGTAAGAACAATGTTTATATTTTAGATGCGGAATTAAAACTCAAAGGCAAACTTGAAGATATGGCTATAGGAGAAAAGATTTATTCTGTGAGATTTATGGGAGATAAGGGATATGTAGTTACCTATAAAAATATTGATCCTCTTTTTGTTATTGATTTAAAGGATGCAAGTAATCCATCTATTTTGGGACAACTAAAAATACCAGGATATAGTAGTTACCTTCAGCCTTATGATGAAAATCATATTATAGGCATAGGCAAGGATACACAGGAGGTAGATGGCAGAGTTACTGAGAGTGGTGTTAAATTATCTCTATTTGATGTTGCTGATTATAAAAATCCAAAGGAGAAATTTAGTACTGTTATCGGTGACGCTGGAACTTCCTCTGAGGCAATATATAATCACAAAGCACTATTATTTTCAAAGGATATGAATATTTTAGCCTTTCCAATCTCTGTTATGATAAATGGAGGAAATGTTGAAAATAAAGGTATTTATAGTAAACAAGTATTTCAAGGGGCCTATGTATACAATATTGATTTAGTAAATGGATTTAAACTTCGTGGCACCATAACTCACCTGTTACCTACAGATGTAAATATAGACGGGTATGTAAGCGGTTATGATAGGAATATTCAAAGAATTTTATTTATAGATGAAATGCTATATACAATTTCAAATGATGTAATTATGGCAAATGATTTTAATGATCTTTTTTTTAAAAACAAAATAATAATAGGCAAGTAA
- a CDS encoding Ig-like domain-containing protein → MKKISRYYKKVAILILVFLFGFPTIGLATSINDTVKLPMKASVPCDKIWTVIFNEALNAETIVKDNIFIKDSKGIEINITLQLNEDKKSVQLIPSKKYSVGEKYTIYINSFIENGTGNKLLKNNLEMDFTVSSAVTDLPVVGTIVIIMIHCKSPMMPELKLMKHKAQ, encoded by the coding sequence GTGAAAAAAATAAGTAGATATTATAAAAAGGTTGCCATTCTTATTTTAGTATTTTTATTTGGTTTTCCAACCATAGGTTTAGCCACAAGTATAAATGATACTGTGAAATTGCCTATGAAAGCGAGCGTTCCTTGCGATAAAATATGGACAGTGATTTTCAATGAAGCATTAAACGCTGAAACTATTGTGAAGGATAATATTTTTATTAAAGATTCAAAAGGCATTGAAATAAACATCACACTACAGCTAAATGAGGATAAAAAAAGTGTGCAGCTTATTCCAAGTAAAAAATACTCAGTAGGTGAAAAATATACAATTTATATAAATAGTTTCATTGAAAATGGGACAGGTAATAAACTTTTGAAAAATAATTTGGAAATGGATTTTACAGTATCTAGTGCGGTAACGGATTTACCTGTGGTAGGTACAATTGTAATTATAATGATTCATTGCAAAAGCCCAATGATGCCAGAGTTAAAGCTAATGAAACACAAAGCGCAATAA
- a CDS encoding two-component system response regulator: MKKILIVDDEVNNRLLLEEILEEFKDQGVEILLADDGKKALGIIISERPNLVFLDIMMPEINGYEVCNIVKKELKLLHTYIVLLTAKGQTEDKNRGNDVLCDKYLTKPFYFDEVLAIAENVLGLKHN; this comes from the coding sequence ATGAAAAAGATACTAATAGTAGATGATGAAGTCAATAATAGGTTATTATTAGAGGAAATACTTGAAGAATTCAAAGACCAGGGGGTAGAAATACTTCTTGCAGACGATGGAAAGAAAGCACTTGGTATAATAATAAGTGAGAGACCAAATTTGGTATTTTTAGATATTATGATGCCTGAAATAAATGGTTATGAGGTATGTAATATAGTGAAAAAAGAATTAAAGCTACTCCATACTTACATAGTACTTCTAACTGCAAAGGGACAAACAGAAGATAAAAATAGAGGCAACGACGTATTATGTGATAAATACCTTACTAAGCCTTTTTATTTTGATGAAGTTTTAGCTATAGCTGAAAATGTTTTGGGATTAAAACACAATTGA